A stretch of the Fusobacterium varium genome encodes the following:
- a CDS encoding inner membrane protein — translation MNEYDLNEMRNEQGVYVNVETTNRFLRKVFLNMVVGVLITTIVPIYLFGFNARLLYSIMPYFKIIMFAEIALVFGLSLGINKMSSGTARMMFFLYSLMNGVLFSSLGFVFHPVSIFYTLGVALVMFIVIAAYGYTTKEDLSSYGKYLMTGLISIIIMSLINFFLKAPILYWLGTVLGIVIFSALIAYDVNRIKKIAFQMANGDEEVMNKLGIIGALNLYLDFINLFLYLLRIFGKRRR, via the coding sequence ATGAATGAATATGATTTAAATGAGATGCGTAACGAACAAGGGGTCTATGTCAATGTGGAAACAACTAATAGATTTCTTAGAAAAGTTTTTTTAAACATGGTAGTTGGAGTACTTATTACAACAATAGTTCCAATATACCTATTTGGTTTTAATGCAAGACTGCTGTATTCTATAATGCCTTATTTTAAAATAATAATGTTTGCAGAAATAGCTCTTGTATTTGGATTGAGTTTAGGAATCAATAAAATGTCTTCTGGAACTGCAAGAATGATGTTCTTTCTTTATTCATTAATGAATGGAGTTCTTTTCAGTAGTTTAGGATTTGTATTCCATCCTGTAAGTATATTTTATACTTTAGGGGTAGCTTTGGTAATGTTTATAGTTATTGCTGCTTATGGATATACTACTAAAGAAGACCTCAGCAGCTATGGTAAATATTTAATGACTGGGCTTATAAGTATAATCATAATGTCATTGATTAATTTCTTCCTTAAAGCTCCGATACTTTACTGGCTTGGAACTGTCTTAGGAATAGTTATTTTTTCGGCTCTTATTGCATATGATGTAAATAGAATTAAAAAAATAGCTTTCCAAATGGCAAATGGCGATGAAGAAGTTATGAATAAACTTGGAATAATTGGTGCTCTTAATCTTTATCTTGACTTTATAAATTTATTCCTATATCTTTTAAGAATATTTGGTAAAAGAAGAAGATAG
- a CDS encoding putative butanol dehydrogenase, whose translation MKNFNYNVSTKILFGTGKVDELGNEVKKIGSKVLLVYGKGSIKKNGLYDKVIEVLKREEITIFELPNVDPNPRIECVYYGAEICKREGIELVLAIGGGSTIDCAKAIAAQSRYNGDVWEDLYVKNKMKQLTSALPVASVLTLAATGSEMNGNSVISNMNENRKLAIGSDLLRPVFSILDPIYTYSVNKYQTAAGTADIMSHIFEQYFSPDHDGFLQNRLMEGLLKTVIHFGPIAYNEPENYEARANLMWGSSLALNGLLTYGKISTDWATHGMEHELSAYHDITHGVGLAILTPVWMEYVLSDENVHRFEEYGKYVWDISGDDPMAIAKEAINKTREFFKSLNIPSTLKEVGIKEENLEKMADAAVAFGPLGTMKKLHKADVLEILKRAF comes from the coding sequence ATGAAAAATTTTAATTATAATGTAAGTACAAAAATACTTTTTGGTACTGGAAAAGTAGATGAACTTGGAAATGAAGTAAAAAAAATTGGAAGTAAAGTGCTTTTGGTTTATGGTAAAGGAAGTATAAAGAAAAACGGACTTTATGATAAAGTTATAGAAGTATTAAAAAGAGAAGAAATCACTATTTTTGAGCTGCCAAATGTAGATCCTAATCCTAGAATCGAGTGTGTATATTATGGAGCTGAAATATGTAAAAGAGAAGGAATAGAACTTGTATTGGCTATTGGTGGGGGAAGTACAATAGATTGTGCAAAAGCAATAGCAGCACAAAGCAGATACAATGGTGATGTATGGGAAGACCTTTATGTTAAAAATAAAATGAAGCAGTTAACTTCAGCACTTCCAGTTGCTTCTGTACTTACATTGGCAGCTACTGGAAGTGAAATGAATGGAAACAGTGTAATTTCAAATATGAATGAAAATAGAAAATTAGCAATAGGAAGTGACCTTCTCAGACCTGTATTTTCTATACTTGATCCAATATACACTTATAGTGTAAATAAATATCAGACAGCTGCAGGAACAGCTGATATAATGAGTCATATATTTGAACAGTACTTTTCACCTGACCATGATGGTTTTTTACAAAATCGTTTGATGGAAGGACTTTTAAAAACTGTAATACATTTTGGGCCTATTGCATATAATGAGCCTGAAAATTATGAAGCCAGAGCAAATCTTATGTGGGGAAGTTCTTTAGCCTTGAACGGACTCTTAACTTATGGTAAAATATCAACAGACTGGGCTACTCATGGAATGGAACATGAACTGAGTGCTTATCATGATATAACTCATGGTGTTGGACTTGCTATTCTTACTCCTGTATGGATGGAATATGTATTGTCAGATGAAAATGTTCATAGATTTGAAGAATATGGAAAATATGTGTGGGACATTTCAGGAGATGACCCTATGGCTATTGCAAAAGAAGCAATAAATAAGACTAGAGAATTTTTTAAATCTCTAAATATCCCAAGTACTTTAAAAGAGGTAGGAATAAAAGAAGAAAATCTTGAAAAAATGGCTGATGCAGCTGTTGCTTTTGGACCTCTTGGAACAATGAAAAAGCTTCATAAAGCTGATGTACTTGAGATTTTAAAAAGAGCTTTTTAA